The Scomber scombrus chromosome 5, fScoSco1.1, whole genome shotgun sequence genome window below encodes:
- the sidt2 gene encoding SID1 transmembrane family member 2 isoform X2, with protein sequence MVLRSCWKSRHKSSSGPVHCWLRPGVVALLWLCVTQFVCGSVALGETKNVIQKDAEFDVTYNDRVTSENQTIYAFNHTVSRNKTEGVRVTVDVLSQSLESPILFVVRQKQAVLSFQVPLILRGLYQRKYPYKHVGRTLCQPPTRAASETQYFFVDVSTLSSQGTNYNLRVSRVESFTLQTDKKFSFIASPSQPQYFKYVFPDGVDTVIVKVSSDMTFPCSVMSIQDIQCPVYDLDNNVAFIGMYQTMTKKGAITVQRKDFPSNSFYVVVVVKTEDEACGGPLRFYPLRPDELIDAGNRSKTVDVVVTPAINSDVYVMGMLFCLGIFLSFYLLTLLVAFVESRRIKRRDVYHNPADMSPAETGKTPASPYEYGSFADNCSTLSSEAITDSATSTDNNYGYMGQEPFKRRPIHNHHHHISIHFERPLDSVGRSRQESLSSVEEDDYDTLDDINSDKNIVRTKKFLCVSDLARKDKRVLSKKYQIYFWNIATIGVFYALPVIQLVITYQTVVNVTGNQDICYYNFMCAHPLGALSAFNNILSNLGYVMLGLLFLLIVLKRDIVHNRALVRNDLNALECGIPKHFGLFYAMGTALMMEGLLSACYHVCPNYTNFQFDTSFMYMIAGLCMLKLYQKRHPDINASAYTAYACLAGVIFFSVLGVVFGRGNTVFWIVFSVIHILATLLLSTQLYYMGRWRFDSGVLRRVVYIIYTDSIRQCSGPLYIDRMVLLVMGNIVNWSLAAYGLIERPNDFASYLLAIAICNLLLYFAFYIIMKLRSGERIKCLALVCILFTAVVWGFALYFFFQGLSTWQKTPAESREHNRDCILLSFFDDHDIWHFLSSIAMFGSFLVLLTMDDDLDTVQRDKIFVF encoded by the exons ATGGTGTTGAGAAGTTGCTGGAAATCTCGACATAAAAGCAGCTCCGGACCTGTTCACTGCTGGCTGCGCCCAGGAGTGGTTGCCCTGCTCTGGCTGTGTGTGACCCAGTTTGTCTGCGGCAGTGTGGCACTGGGAGAGACCAAAAACGTCATTCAGAAAGATGCAGAATTTGATGTGACCTACAATGACAGGGTTACAAGTGAAAACCAGACCATCTACGCTTTCAATCACACTGTCTCCAGGAATAAG ACCGAGGGAGTGCGTGTGACTGTGGACGTGTTGTCACAGAGTTTGGAGAGCCCCATCCTGTTTGTTGTAAGGCAGAAACAAGCTGTGCTGTCTTTCCAAGTCCCTCTCATACTCAGAGGCCT ctACCAAAGGAAGTACCCTTACAAACATGTGGGCCGGACACTGTGCCAGCCTCCGACCCGTGCCGCCTCAGAGACCCAGTACTTCTTCGTGGATGTGTCCACCCTATCCAGCCAGGGTACAAACTACAATCTCAGGGTCAGCCGTGTGGAAAGCTTCACCCTGCA AACAGACAAGAAATTCAGCTTCATCGCGTCGCCATCCCAGCCTCAG TACTTCAAGTATGTCTTTCCAGATGGTGTAGACACTGTTATCGTCAAGGTCAGCTCAGATATGACCTTTCCTTGCTCAGTTATGTCCATCCAGGATATTCAG tgccCTGTCTATGATCTGGACAATAATGTGGCCTTCATTGGGATGTACCAGACTATGACTAAAAAAGGTGCCATCACCGTGCAG AGAAAAGATTTTCCCAGCAACAGCTTTTACGTGGTGGTTGTGGTGAAAACGGAGGACGAGGCGTGCGGCGGTCCGCTGCGCTTCTACCCTCTGCGTCCTGACGAGCTGATTGATGCCGGAAACCGCAGCAAGACAGTCGATGTTGTGGTCACTCCTGCCATCAACT CGGATGTGTACGTGATGGGCATGCTGTTCTGTCTGGGTATTTTCCTCTCCTTCTACCTGCTCACTCTGCTGGTGGCTTTTGTGGAGAGCAGGCG aaTAAAGAGGAGAGATGTATATCATAATCCTGCCGACATGTCGCCTGCTGAGACAG gTAAGACTCCAGCCTCACCTTATGAATATGGCTCCTTTG CTGACAACTGCAGCACACTGAGTTCAGAGGCCATCACTGACAGCGCCACGTCCACCGATAACAACTATGGTTACATGg GACAGGAGCCTTTCAAACGTCGACCAATCCACAATCACCATCACCACATAAGCATCCACTTCG aGCGACCATTGGACAGTGTTGGACGGAGCAGACAGGAGTCTCTGAGCTCTGTGGAGGAGGACGACTACGACACGCTGGATGACATCAACTCGGACAAAAACATTGTCCGCACAAAG aaatttctgtgtgtgtccgACCTGGCTCGCAAAGACAAAAGGGTCCTCAGCAAGAAATACCAAATCTACTTCTG GAACATCGCCACCATCGGTGTGTTCTACGCCCTGCCCGTCATCCAGCTGGTCATCACCTACCAGACG GTTGTCAACGTTACAGGAAATCAGGACATCTGCTACTACAACTTCATGTGCGCCCACCCGCTGGGAGCTCTAAG TGCATTCAACAACATCCTAAGTAACCTGGGCTACGTGATGCtgggactcctcttcctcctcattgtCCTCAAGAGAGACATCGTCCACAACCGAGCCCTGGTCCGCAACGACCTCAACGCACTG GAATGTGGCATCCCGAAGCATTTTGGTCTGTTCTACGCCATGGGAACCGCTCTGATGATGGAGGGCTTGCTCAGTGCCTGCTACCACGTCTGTCCCAACTACACCAACTTTCAGTTCG ACACTTCCTTCATGTACATGATTGCTGGGCTGTGCATGCTGAAGCTGTATCAGAAGAGACACCCAGACATCAACGCGAGCGCTTACACTGCCTACGCCTGCCTGGCCGGAGTCATCTTCTTCTCTGTGCTGGGAGTG gtatttgggaGAGGAAACACAGTGTTTTGGATCGTTTTCTCAGTGATCCACATTTTGGCGACGCTCCTCCTCAGTACCCAGCTCTACTACATGGGCAGGTGGAGGTTCG ACTCGGGGGTCTTGCGCAGGGTGGTGTACATCATCTACACAGACTCCATCAGACAGTGCAGTGGACCCTTGTACATT GACCGTATGGTTCTGCTCGTAATGGGGAACATAGTGAACTGGTCCTT GGCAGCCTACGGCCTCATAGAGAGACCCAATGACTTCGCCTCCTACCTTTTGGCCATTGCCATCTGTAACCTGCTGCTCTACTTTGCCTTCTACATCATTATGAAg ctGCGGAGTGGTGAGAGAATCAAGTGTCTGGCATTGGTGTGTATTCTCTTCACTGCTGTGGTGTGGGGCTTCGCCCTGTATTTCTTCTTCCAGGGTCTCAGCACCTGGCAG AAAACTCCAGCAGAGTCTCGTGAACACAACCGGGACTGTATCCTCCTCTCATTCTTTGACGACCACGATATTTGgcactttctttcctccatcgcCATGTTTGGATCCTTCCTG GTCCTCCTGACCATGGACGACGACCTCGACACCGTCCAGAGGGACAAGATCTTCGTCTTCTAG
- the sidt2 gene encoding SID1 transmembrane family member 2 isoform X3 — protein sequence MVLRSCWKSRHKSSSGPVHCWLRPGVVALLWLCVTQFVCGSVALGETKNVIQKDAEFDVTYNDRVTSENQTIYAFNHTVSRNKTEGVRVTVDVLSQSLESPILFVVRQKQAVLSFQVPLILRGLYQRKYPYKHVGRTLCQPPTRAASETQYFFVDVSTLSSQGTNYNLRVSRVESFTLQTDKKFSFIASPSQPQYFKYVFPDGVDTVIVKVSSDMTFPCSVMSIQDIQCPVYDLDNNVAFIGMYQTMTKKGAITVQRKDFPSNSFYVVVVVKTEDEACGGPLRFYPLRPDELIDAGNRSKTVDVVVTPAINSDVYVMGMLFCLGIFLSFYLLTLLVAFVESRRIKRRDVYHNPADMSPAETASLLGKNGDGKTPASPYEYGSFADNCSTLSSEAITDSATSTDNNYGYMERPLDSVGRSRQESLSSVEEDDYDTLDDINSDKNIVRTKKFLCVSDLARKDKRVLSKKYQIYFWNIATIGVFYALPVIQLVITYQTVVNVTGNQDICYYNFMCAHPLGALSAFNNILSNLGYVMLGLLFLLIVLKRDIVHNRALVRNDLNALECGIPKHFGLFYAMGTALMMEGLLSACYHVCPNYTNFQFDTSFMYMIAGLCMLKLYQKRHPDINASAYTAYACLAGVIFFSVLGVVFGRGNTVFWIVFSVIHILATLLLSTQLYYMGRWRFDSGVLRRVVYIIYTDSIRQCSGPLYIDRMVLLVMGNIVNWSLAAYGLIERPNDFASYLLAIAICNLLLYFAFYIIMKLRSGERIKCLALVCILFTAVVWGFALYFFFQGLSTWQKTPAESREHNRDCILLSFFDDHDIWHFLSSIAMFGSFLVLLTMDDDLDTVQRDKIFVF from the exons ATGGTGTTGAGAAGTTGCTGGAAATCTCGACATAAAAGCAGCTCCGGACCTGTTCACTGCTGGCTGCGCCCAGGAGTGGTTGCCCTGCTCTGGCTGTGTGTGACCCAGTTTGTCTGCGGCAGTGTGGCACTGGGAGAGACCAAAAACGTCATTCAGAAAGATGCAGAATTTGATGTGACCTACAATGACAGGGTTACAAGTGAAAACCAGACCATCTACGCTTTCAATCACACTGTCTCCAGGAATAAG ACCGAGGGAGTGCGTGTGACTGTGGACGTGTTGTCACAGAGTTTGGAGAGCCCCATCCTGTTTGTTGTAAGGCAGAAACAAGCTGTGCTGTCTTTCCAAGTCCCTCTCATACTCAGAGGCCT ctACCAAAGGAAGTACCCTTACAAACATGTGGGCCGGACACTGTGCCAGCCTCCGACCCGTGCCGCCTCAGAGACCCAGTACTTCTTCGTGGATGTGTCCACCCTATCCAGCCAGGGTACAAACTACAATCTCAGGGTCAGCCGTGTGGAAAGCTTCACCCTGCA AACAGACAAGAAATTCAGCTTCATCGCGTCGCCATCCCAGCCTCAG TACTTCAAGTATGTCTTTCCAGATGGTGTAGACACTGTTATCGTCAAGGTCAGCTCAGATATGACCTTTCCTTGCTCAGTTATGTCCATCCAGGATATTCAG tgccCTGTCTATGATCTGGACAATAATGTGGCCTTCATTGGGATGTACCAGACTATGACTAAAAAAGGTGCCATCACCGTGCAG AGAAAAGATTTTCCCAGCAACAGCTTTTACGTGGTGGTTGTGGTGAAAACGGAGGACGAGGCGTGCGGCGGTCCGCTGCGCTTCTACCCTCTGCGTCCTGACGAGCTGATTGATGCCGGAAACCGCAGCAAGACAGTCGATGTTGTGGTCACTCCTGCCATCAACT CGGATGTGTACGTGATGGGCATGCTGTTCTGTCTGGGTATTTTCCTCTCCTTCTACCTGCTCACTCTGCTGGTGGCTTTTGTGGAGAGCAGGCG aaTAAAGAGGAGAGATGTATATCATAATCCTGCCGACATGTCGCCTGCTGAGACAG CCTCTCTGCTTGGAAAGAACGGAGATG gTAAGACTCCAGCCTCACCTTATGAATATGGCTCCTTTG CTGACAACTGCAGCACACTGAGTTCAGAGGCCATCACTGACAGCGCCACGTCCACCGATAACAACTATGGTTACATGg aGCGACCATTGGACAGTGTTGGACGGAGCAGACAGGAGTCTCTGAGCTCTGTGGAGGAGGACGACTACGACACGCTGGATGACATCAACTCGGACAAAAACATTGTCCGCACAAAG aaatttctgtgtgtgtccgACCTGGCTCGCAAAGACAAAAGGGTCCTCAGCAAGAAATACCAAATCTACTTCTG GAACATCGCCACCATCGGTGTGTTCTACGCCCTGCCCGTCATCCAGCTGGTCATCACCTACCAGACG GTTGTCAACGTTACAGGAAATCAGGACATCTGCTACTACAACTTCATGTGCGCCCACCCGCTGGGAGCTCTAAG TGCATTCAACAACATCCTAAGTAACCTGGGCTACGTGATGCtgggactcctcttcctcctcattgtCCTCAAGAGAGACATCGTCCACAACCGAGCCCTGGTCCGCAACGACCTCAACGCACTG GAATGTGGCATCCCGAAGCATTTTGGTCTGTTCTACGCCATGGGAACCGCTCTGATGATGGAGGGCTTGCTCAGTGCCTGCTACCACGTCTGTCCCAACTACACCAACTTTCAGTTCG ACACTTCCTTCATGTACATGATTGCTGGGCTGTGCATGCTGAAGCTGTATCAGAAGAGACACCCAGACATCAACGCGAGCGCTTACACTGCCTACGCCTGCCTGGCCGGAGTCATCTTCTTCTCTGTGCTGGGAGTG gtatttgggaGAGGAAACACAGTGTTTTGGATCGTTTTCTCAGTGATCCACATTTTGGCGACGCTCCTCCTCAGTACCCAGCTCTACTACATGGGCAGGTGGAGGTTCG ACTCGGGGGTCTTGCGCAGGGTGGTGTACATCATCTACACAGACTCCATCAGACAGTGCAGTGGACCCTTGTACATT GACCGTATGGTTCTGCTCGTAATGGGGAACATAGTGAACTGGTCCTT GGCAGCCTACGGCCTCATAGAGAGACCCAATGACTTCGCCTCCTACCTTTTGGCCATTGCCATCTGTAACCTGCTGCTCTACTTTGCCTTCTACATCATTATGAAg ctGCGGAGTGGTGAGAGAATCAAGTGTCTGGCATTGGTGTGTATTCTCTTCACTGCTGTGGTGTGGGGCTTCGCCCTGTATTTCTTCTTCCAGGGTCTCAGCACCTGGCAG AAAACTCCAGCAGAGTCTCGTGAACACAACCGGGACTGTATCCTCCTCTCATTCTTTGACGACCACGATATTTGgcactttctttcctccatcgcCATGTTTGGATCCTTCCTG GTCCTCCTGACCATGGACGACGACCTCGACACCGTCCAGAGGGACAAGATCTTCGTCTTCTAG
- the sidt2 gene encoding SID1 transmembrane family member 2 isoform X1, which translates to MVLRSCWKSRHKSSSGPVHCWLRPGVVALLWLCVTQFVCGSVALGETKNVIQKDAEFDVTYNDRVTSENQTIYAFNHTVSRNKTEGVRVTVDVLSQSLESPILFVVRQKQAVLSFQVPLILRGLYQRKYPYKHVGRTLCQPPTRAASETQYFFVDVSTLSSQGTNYNLRVSRVESFTLQTDKKFSFIASPSQPQYFKYVFPDGVDTVIVKVSSDMTFPCSVMSIQDIQCPVYDLDNNVAFIGMYQTMTKKGAITVQRKDFPSNSFYVVVVVKTEDEACGGPLRFYPLRPDELIDAGNRSKTVDVVVTPAINSDVYVMGMLFCLGIFLSFYLLTLLVAFVESRRIKRRDVYHNPADMSPAETASLLGKNGDGKTPASPYEYGSFADNCSTLSSEAITDSATSTDNNYGYMGQEPFKRRPIHNHHHHISIHFERPLDSVGRSRQESLSSVEEDDYDTLDDINSDKNIVRTKKFLCVSDLARKDKRVLSKKYQIYFWNIATIGVFYALPVIQLVITYQTVVNVTGNQDICYYNFMCAHPLGALSAFNNILSNLGYVMLGLLFLLIVLKRDIVHNRALVRNDLNALECGIPKHFGLFYAMGTALMMEGLLSACYHVCPNYTNFQFDTSFMYMIAGLCMLKLYQKRHPDINASAYTAYACLAGVIFFSVLGVVFGRGNTVFWIVFSVIHILATLLLSTQLYYMGRWRFDSGVLRRVVYIIYTDSIRQCSGPLYIDRMVLLVMGNIVNWSLAAYGLIERPNDFASYLLAIAICNLLLYFAFYIIMKLRSGERIKCLALVCILFTAVVWGFALYFFFQGLSTWQKTPAESREHNRDCILLSFFDDHDIWHFLSSIAMFGSFLVLLTMDDDLDTVQRDKIFVF; encoded by the exons ATGGTGTTGAGAAGTTGCTGGAAATCTCGACATAAAAGCAGCTCCGGACCTGTTCACTGCTGGCTGCGCCCAGGAGTGGTTGCCCTGCTCTGGCTGTGTGTGACCCAGTTTGTCTGCGGCAGTGTGGCACTGGGAGAGACCAAAAACGTCATTCAGAAAGATGCAGAATTTGATGTGACCTACAATGACAGGGTTACAAGTGAAAACCAGACCATCTACGCTTTCAATCACACTGTCTCCAGGAATAAG ACCGAGGGAGTGCGTGTGACTGTGGACGTGTTGTCACAGAGTTTGGAGAGCCCCATCCTGTTTGTTGTAAGGCAGAAACAAGCTGTGCTGTCTTTCCAAGTCCCTCTCATACTCAGAGGCCT ctACCAAAGGAAGTACCCTTACAAACATGTGGGCCGGACACTGTGCCAGCCTCCGACCCGTGCCGCCTCAGAGACCCAGTACTTCTTCGTGGATGTGTCCACCCTATCCAGCCAGGGTACAAACTACAATCTCAGGGTCAGCCGTGTGGAAAGCTTCACCCTGCA AACAGACAAGAAATTCAGCTTCATCGCGTCGCCATCCCAGCCTCAG TACTTCAAGTATGTCTTTCCAGATGGTGTAGACACTGTTATCGTCAAGGTCAGCTCAGATATGACCTTTCCTTGCTCAGTTATGTCCATCCAGGATATTCAG tgccCTGTCTATGATCTGGACAATAATGTGGCCTTCATTGGGATGTACCAGACTATGACTAAAAAAGGTGCCATCACCGTGCAG AGAAAAGATTTTCCCAGCAACAGCTTTTACGTGGTGGTTGTGGTGAAAACGGAGGACGAGGCGTGCGGCGGTCCGCTGCGCTTCTACCCTCTGCGTCCTGACGAGCTGATTGATGCCGGAAACCGCAGCAAGACAGTCGATGTTGTGGTCACTCCTGCCATCAACT CGGATGTGTACGTGATGGGCATGCTGTTCTGTCTGGGTATTTTCCTCTCCTTCTACCTGCTCACTCTGCTGGTGGCTTTTGTGGAGAGCAGGCG aaTAAAGAGGAGAGATGTATATCATAATCCTGCCGACATGTCGCCTGCTGAGACAG CCTCTCTGCTTGGAAAGAACGGAGATG gTAAGACTCCAGCCTCACCTTATGAATATGGCTCCTTTG CTGACAACTGCAGCACACTGAGTTCAGAGGCCATCACTGACAGCGCCACGTCCACCGATAACAACTATGGTTACATGg GACAGGAGCCTTTCAAACGTCGACCAATCCACAATCACCATCACCACATAAGCATCCACTTCG aGCGACCATTGGACAGTGTTGGACGGAGCAGACAGGAGTCTCTGAGCTCTGTGGAGGAGGACGACTACGACACGCTGGATGACATCAACTCGGACAAAAACATTGTCCGCACAAAG aaatttctgtgtgtgtccgACCTGGCTCGCAAAGACAAAAGGGTCCTCAGCAAGAAATACCAAATCTACTTCTG GAACATCGCCACCATCGGTGTGTTCTACGCCCTGCCCGTCATCCAGCTGGTCATCACCTACCAGACG GTTGTCAACGTTACAGGAAATCAGGACATCTGCTACTACAACTTCATGTGCGCCCACCCGCTGGGAGCTCTAAG TGCATTCAACAACATCCTAAGTAACCTGGGCTACGTGATGCtgggactcctcttcctcctcattgtCCTCAAGAGAGACATCGTCCACAACCGAGCCCTGGTCCGCAACGACCTCAACGCACTG GAATGTGGCATCCCGAAGCATTTTGGTCTGTTCTACGCCATGGGAACCGCTCTGATGATGGAGGGCTTGCTCAGTGCCTGCTACCACGTCTGTCCCAACTACACCAACTTTCAGTTCG ACACTTCCTTCATGTACATGATTGCTGGGCTGTGCATGCTGAAGCTGTATCAGAAGAGACACCCAGACATCAACGCGAGCGCTTACACTGCCTACGCCTGCCTGGCCGGAGTCATCTTCTTCTCTGTGCTGGGAGTG gtatttgggaGAGGAAACACAGTGTTTTGGATCGTTTTCTCAGTGATCCACATTTTGGCGACGCTCCTCCTCAGTACCCAGCTCTACTACATGGGCAGGTGGAGGTTCG ACTCGGGGGTCTTGCGCAGGGTGGTGTACATCATCTACACAGACTCCATCAGACAGTGCAGTGGACCCTTGTACATT GACCGTATGGTTCTGCTCGTAATGGGGAACATAGTGAACTGGTCCTT GGCAGCCTACGGCCTCATAGAGAGACCCAATGACTTCGCCTCCTACCTTTTGGCCATTGCCATCTGTAACCTGCTGCTCTACTTTGCCTTCTACATCATTATGAAg ctGCGGAGTGGTGAGAGAATCAAGTGTCTGGCATTGGTGTGTATTCTCTTCACTGCTGTGGTGTGGGGCTTCGCCCTGTATTTCTTCTTCCAGGGTCTCAGCACCTGGCAG AAAACTCCAGCAGAGTCTCGTGAACACAACCGGGACTGTATCCTCCTCTCATTCTTTGACGACCACGATATTTGgcactttctttcctccatcgcCATGTTTGGATCCTTCCTG GTCCTCCTGACCATGGACGACGACCTCGACACCGTCCAGAGGGACAAGATCTTCGTCTTCTAG